TCTTGCCCCTTTTAGGTACCCACCTCATCGATTCCCTATGCTGTCCACTTCGGGTACATACCTCCTCCAATCCCCAATCTTTCAATCATTCCATCCTCAGCTTCATATGAGGAACAATACCTAATTGTTACTTATCACCCTGACCCGTGTCATGTGACTGAAGGatattttattcttctatgtACAGAGAGAGTCACCtgggatcattttatttttattataaaacattgaaCATTGTGGAGGATGATAAAGGGGACAGAACACTGGGAGAGGCAATAAGGAGAAAAAACATTTCCGGTATTTAATAAGTCCGTTTATGAAATACTGATCAGACAACATCCAGAGATCATTGGCCGCTGTTCACCCAGCTGGATTTTGTGTTTATTAGATTCACACATTTATGGTGCACAGCAGAAGATTccatccaatcacagagcagGATCTGGCTTCAGCATACAACAGGTGGACAATCCGGGACAGAAATCCATTGTCAGGCCTCAAATTTCTGGTAAATTGATTCAACATAGAGGAGAACTTTCTGCCAATCAGGACCCTGCGTCTGGAGCATGTGATCTACGGTCTGCAGGGACAAAGAATAATACGGTTTAGAGTTGGGGGACACTGCCGTGTATGAAGGGAGAGGAGGGGGGTATTAAAAGGAGGACTTACCAGAAGTGGGGCAATGCCAACACTCTCTGCCACCTGGAATGCCAGCTGCAAATTCTTCCTCTGCCAGAAAGGGGGAGATTGCTTTTTATGTAAGGCCGgagcaaaaataaaacttctgcCCACTTCATCCCCTGTCATTCTTCTAAATGTAACTGTATTGGTTGCAATGGGCTTCACCCTGTGACCCCAGGAATCAGACATATTAGGTTTTTCCAGCGTCTTACCTTCTCCAGAGGGCGCAGCTGGGTATAGGGGATCCTCTGCGGGAGGTAGGAGTGCAGGAGGGCGCACAGAGCCATGCCGTCCACCCAGGAGGAGCTGAAGTTTGTAATGACCACGTGCTGCAAAAATAGATCTGGTCACTGATATAAAGagctccctaaaaaaaaaagtacctcaCCCTCCTTATTCAGTGCAAGTTATCCAAGAAACCTCTGCGGAGTGTCTCCCCCTGTCCTTTGCTAAATACCCCCCCTTTCCAACACAGGGCATCTCACCCCCTGCAAAGAACACAGCTCCATGCACACCTTATAGCCGCAGGTGCGGTCCTGGGCCCAGCGCAGGAAAACACCTCTTTTTGAACCACCATAGCGGCGCAGGAAGGAGCCGGAGTCCTCAGTTAGATTCTCTCTGTGAAGATAGAAGAGACGAGATCAGAAATCTCTCCAGATATTAATTGTTTGGTGGGAAAAGACATGAAAGGCTTACGCGGCTTTAGATTGGTTCAGCAGGGTTTCCAGGCTTCCTCTGCGCTCCTTCCGAGCCATCAATTCATCTGgaggaaaaacagaaatatttatacaATGACATCTTTATGGGGGGGAAAGATCAGCAGGACCGGGCCCGCAAATGTTACCAACATATACCAGAGCAATGAGTGAAGGAAGGACACTCAACTTCATACCCATAAAACGTCTCCATAATATAAAGCAAGGGAAAACACTCACCCCCACCGGAGTCTGGGGACAAGGAACTCCTGGGGGGGACACTCATAAGGCTGCTAGACTTCACAATTGGGTCCTGCAAAGGAAGGAGGCAAAAGAATGAAGGCAGGAGGAAGGAAAGAGGGGAAGGAAGACAATTGAGGGAGGAAAGAAGACCAGTGATGGAGGAAAGGAAGGCGAGTGatggaggaagaaaaggaaggggaaggatggaggaagaaaaggaagacgAGTGGTGGAGGAAGGTAAGAAAGGGGAAGGatggaggaaggaaaggaagacGAGTGgtggaggaaggaaaggaaggcgAGTGatggaggaaggaaaggaaggggaaggatggaggaagaaaaggaagacgAGTGGTGGAGGAAGGTAAGAAAGGGGAAGGatggaggaaggaaaggaaggcgAGTGatggaggaaggaaaggaaggcgAGTGatggaggaagaaaaggaaggggAAGGATGGAGGAAGAAAATGAAGACGAGTGATGGAGGAAGGAAAGTGATGGAGGATGGCAAGGAAGGCGAATGATGGAGAATGAAAAGGAAGGCGAGTGATGGTGGgaggaaaggaagggaaggatggaggaagaaaaggaagatgagTGGTGGAGGAAGGTAAGGAAGGCGAGTGATGgtggaaggaaaggaaggaaagtgATAGTGGAAGAAAAGGAAAACGAGTGATGGAGGAAGGAAAGTGAGTGATggaggaaagaaaaggaaggcGAGTGatggaggaaggaaaggaaggcgAGAGATGGTGGAAGGAAAGGAAGACGAGTCATGGTGGAAGGAAAGGAAGACGAGTCATGgtggaaggaaaggaaggaaggggagTGATGGAGGAAAGAAAGGAAGGTGCATGATGGAGGATGGAAAGGAAAGAGAGTgaaggaggaaggaaaggaaTGCGAGTGATGGAGGAAGGAATGGAAAGTGAGTGACAGAGGAAGGTAAGGAAGGCCAGTGGCGGGGGAAGGAAAGGAGGGTGAGTGAAGGAGGATGGAAAGAGAGTGATGAGGGATGTAAAGGAAGGTGAGAGAAAGGAGCATAGAAAGGAAAGGGAGTgaaggaggaaggaaaggaaggcgGGTAATGATGGAAGGAAAGTAAGGTAAGTGATGGAGGAAGAAAAGGAACGCAAGTgaaggaggaaggaaaggaagggaagtgaggaaggaaagaaaggaaggtgAGTAAAGGAAAGGAAGCCGAGTGATAGAGGATGGAAAGGAAGGCGAGTGGtggaagaaggaaaggaaggcGAGTGTTGGAGGATGGTAAGGAAGGTGAATGATGGAAAAAGGAAGGTGAATGACGGAGAAAGGAAGGCGAATGAAGGTGGAAAGAGGATAGAGAGAAGGAAAGATGGGGGATATAGGAAGGAGGTGGGatgataaaataatgacatttaccCTCAATGAGGAGAGGATGACACCCCGTGGGAGGCTGCAATATCCTTGGACAGATCCATTTACAGGGGAGGTGTCGGCCCAATCCACACTGTCCAGCCTGTAATAAGATAATAAATCCAGCACTCGAtgtaccctccatttttttaatctgattggTGTTACAACTGTTTTCAGATTGGTGTTTCATTGATTTAATGGTTGGTGACCAAAATATTCCAAATCCTTCCTCGGACTTCTCTCATGGAACCCCATCCATTAGTGCCGGGACCCAAGGCTGCCATGTCTGAGGTTAGGGCTATTACAGGTGTCTGCCTGCCATATGCCCCAGCTCTGCCACTTATTGTACACTTACCCCTTCGCTCGTAATCTCTTGTTCTCTCTCTCGATCCTCTCCAGCTTCTCCTGCGCCTCTTCACGGAATCTCTCTGCTACAGCCACAGCAGTGCGGAGGTCAGACTGGAGGAGGTTCAGATCCTGCACCTCACCCTGCACCACAGAAATCACAAATGCTGCTGATTCACCTCCTGTTACAATAGTGCCCACCACTCAAGGTAAGTACCTCCCAAGGAGAACACAATATCTGATACCATGGTGACCACCACCCAAAGTAAGTACCACCCAAGGTGGGTATAATGTCCGATACCATGGTGACCAGGACCCAAAGTAAGTACCACCCAAGGCGGGTATAATGTCCGATACCATGGTGACCAAGACCCAAAGTAAGTACCACCCAAGGGGGGTATAACATCTGATACCATGGTGAACACCACCCAAAGTAAGTACCACCCAAGGTGGGTATAACATCCGATACCATAGTCCGATACCATAGATAGAGAACTATGGAAGACAACCAAAGTACACATCACAAAACAACACTGGGGACTACAGAACAGGGTAAAATTTAGGGGTTGGGGGTATAGTGATGGGGTATTCTGCACTGTAGATTGGTATAGGTGGGTGGTGGAGCTTTATATTATGCTATGGCAGAATGGTACAGTAGGGTGGTGTTTTGTAGTTTAATAGGGTGGTATGGCAGTGGGGATGGATAGAGGAATAGCTTGTTGTACTGTAGGGTAAGGTATGGAGGAGGTGGTGTATTGTTAGTATAGTGGGGCGATGTATTGTAGTATAGTGGGGTATATGGTGACATTACACACACTAGATGAGATTAAAGCATTTGTCTTACCTGAAGCTCGATGATTCTCTGGGTCAATGTGACGTTCTCTCTCTCCAGCTGATACACCCGATCTATGAGGAGAAAGCAGAGTGCTGAGTGTTTTCCTTTCATGAATCAGAACTCCAGACCAGATCCCTTACACGGGAACACATGATGTCTCCATTTCACATTTGTTATaattacacacatacatgttACATTCATTTTCCATGACACATACCTAATCACATAGCAATCAATGCAGAGACTTTCACCTTCTTAGAGCGCATCTTACTGCTCACTGCTGATCTCTCCCTATTCATTGCACCTCCTCTGAAGAACATCCCTTAACCCCAAATACAGTGTACCTCTCCTGCAGAACGTCCCTTCCCCTCCATCCATTGTACCTTGCCCGAGAAGCATCCCTCTACCTCCTTATCCAGTGTACCTCCCCTGCAGAGCATCCCCCTCCTCCTATCCAGTGTACCTCCCCTGAACAGCATCCCACTCATCCCTATCCAGTGTACCTCCCCTCCAGAACATCTTTCCCCCCCCCCTATCCAGTGTACCTTCCCCCTAAGGAACATCCCACACCCCCTATCCAGTGTACCTCCCCTGAAGAGCATCCCCCTCCTCCTATCCAGTGTACCTCCCCTGCAGAACATCTTTCCCCCCCCTATCCAGTGTACCTTCCCTAAGGAACATCCCACACCCCCTATTTAGTGTACCTCTGCTGCAGAACATCCCTCTCCCCCTATCCACTGTACCTCCCCTGAGAAGCATCCCCCTATCCAGTGTACTTCCCCTGTAGAACATCTTTCTCCCCCTATCCAGTGTACCTCCTCTTCAGACATCCTTCTCCCCCTATCCAGTGTACCTCCCCTGAGGACCATCCCTCTCCCCCTATCCAGTGTACCTCCCCTGAAGAGCatccctacccccccccccccagcagagCAACCTTTTCCCTCCTATCCAGTGTACCTCGCCTGCAGAACATCCTTCTCCTCCTATCCATTGTACCTCCTCCGAAGAGCATCCCTCTCTCCCTATCCAGTGTACCTCCCCTGAGAAGCATCCCTCTCCCCCTATCCATTGTACCTCCCCTGAGTAGCATACCTCTATCCAGTGTACCTCCTCTGAAGAGCATCCCTCCCCCCATCCAGTGTACCTCCTTGCAGAGTATCCCACTCCCCCTATCCAGTGTACCTCCCCTGAAGAGCATCCCTCTCGCCCTATCCAGTGTACCTCCCCTAAGGAACATCTTACACCCTCTATCCAGTGTACCTCTCCCGCAGAACATCCCACTCCCCCTATCCAGTGTGCCTCCCCTGAAGAGCATCCTACACCCCCATATCCAGCCTATCCAGTGTACCTCCCCTGAAGAGCATCCCTCTCGCCCTATCCAGTGTACCTCCCCTAAGGAACATCCTACACCCTCTATCCAGTGTACCTCCCCTGAAGGGAATCTCTTTCCCCCCCCCCTATTGAGTGTACCTCCCCCTGAGAAGCATCCCTCTACCCCCTACCCAGTGTACCTCCCCTGCAGACATCCTTCTCCCCTTATCTAGTGTACCTCCCCTGAAGGGCATCCCTCCCTGTGGATTTTTCCCCCTACACAGTGCACTTCACTAACATGAAGCATACCTTACCCAGTCTCTTACCTCTGAGTCTCTCCTTCTCTTTGTGATCTTCCTGGCTGTGCAACACCTCTGTGAGCTCCTGTCAGGGAGAGATTGGTTAGGGCAATTTATTACCCTGGACAGGGCCGTTATGGGTCCTTCTCATGCTGTGCAGAGTGGGTAAGAGGAAACTTGTGATCATTCTGAGTAATCAGgaaacaatgtaactatgtaaaaaaggACTACTGTGCAGGGTGGAGCATTCTGGGTAATAAGGGTACAATAGGAGTAATGTGCAGGGTGNNNNNNNNNNNNNNNNNNNNNNNNNNNNNNNNNNNNNNNNNNNNNNNNNNNNNNNNNNNNNNNNNNNNNNNNNNNNNNNNNNNNNNNNNNNNNNNNNNNNNNNNNNNNNNNNNNNNNNNNNNNNNNNNNNNNNNNNNNNNNNNNNNNNNNNNNNNNNNNNNNNNNNNNNNNNNNNNNNNNNNNNNNNNNNNNNNNNNNNNNNNNNNNNNNNNNNNNNNNNNNNNNNNNNNNNNNNNNAAGGGTACAATGGGAGTAATGTGCAGGGTGGAGCATTCTGGGTAATAAGGGTACAATAGGAGTACCGTGCGGGGTGGAAAAGCTTGGACAGTACTGCCATGCCTGATAAGATTCTTGATGTCTCACCTGAGTGTCCTTGGAATCTGATCTCCCCACTCTCACGCTCAGTATTTGTCCTGGAAGAGACAGTCGATAGGTTTGAGACAGGAGAGGTATGTGAGCAGGACAAGGAAAGATGGCGGACAGCTCTAGTAGTACCTGATCCCAGGGCCTCGTACTGGTTCTTGAGGTTCCCTAGTTCCCTCAGTCCATACTTCAGCTCTCTTCTGACTTCTATGAGCCGTGCCTCCCAGCCATGAGCAGAGTCCACTATCCGGGGCCCGGGGCCATTTCCTGAGGTCAGGAGACCCCTGAGTTGGCTGTGCATTTCATCCAAAGCACGGGATGCCTGATGAATCTGTTCCATAGCCCGGTGAAAAGGGGCTCCCCAGGCCTCCAAGTATTTCTGCTGGTCATTGGAAGTCTGTGGTTCCTCAGGGGCAGGCCCGGTGTCCATGGGGTCAGGGCAGCGCTCAGGACTGGCCATGGGTGTGTAGAATTGATCCTGGCTGGGTGACTGCGTTGGGCTTTGGTGAGGTTTATACAAAGAGGGCGACATTGGGGCTGCAGAAGCATCTGATTAAGACAAAAAACATTCACCATATTGTGAGACATTCACCAAACCATTCACATCATAAAACCAGCCAGAACAAGATACAGTGAGTGAGCTAAGGACCAACCTACCTGTGTCAGGGGCATTCTTCACACTGTTACCACCCATCTGAAGGTCCTCAGAAAATAATGGAGGCCACGGCTATGGAGGTTAGAGGACCCGCTGATAGGCTGGACAGATCGTATTCCTCAGGGGCTGGACCTAGGACCAGCTAGATGTCCAAGAATAATGCCAGTCCTGGAAGATCATTAGTGGTCCTAAGATTAGACGGTGGCTCCAAATATCCGATGGGGTTCCCTGAGGAAAGCTGCTCTGCTTTGAATAAAATATGCCAGTCCTGGAAAGTGAATGTCAGTTCTGAGGTTCTAGAGACATGGGAGACAGATCCTTAATCCACCAACACCGGTCCTGGGGGAGTGTCTTGGAAGATGGCAAATGCGAGATGAATGATGGTGAGAGATGCCGGGATCAGGAACCAGCCAGGTGTCCAGGAAAAGATCCAAGTTCTGGAAGATGAATGGCGGTCAGTGGAGGTGAATGCTGTTATTTGGGGTATAGGTGCGGGTCAGGGTTGGGGGGTGGCGGTCAGCGTTGGGGGTGTCAGTCAGGGGGGTACTGTAAGGGTGGTGGGTGCCGGTCAGGTGTACTGGTCAGGGTTGGAGGGTGCCAGTTCTTTAGGCATGAAAGGGGTCCCAAGGATAGAGCGTGGTCATATTTTCCAGATTTTAGACCCGTGTGAGGGCCCTGGGTGTTTCCTGGTTGTTGGTTCCCGAAGGTAGATGTTGGTTCTGGTTTTCAGCACCTGAAGATGTTAGTCCTAGGATCAGAAGAGATCCGGTGATGGGCCCCAGAGACGGAGGTGCAGTGTGAAGGGGCCACACCTGTAGCAGGCAGCTTAGACTGGGATTTCCTGCATGACTTCTTTCCTATTCTGGCTCCATCACTTTCCCGTCACTCAGTGCGCACTGCTCATAAAATGTTGTGTGACTACATTACTGTGCACACCCATCACACCCGCCTGGCACACCGTGACAAACTCCACACCCAACTCAATGCAACAATCGCAACCACTCCCTGCTGCATGCCCTGACCTGTGTGTGTGTAATGCGGGGCCCAggctggtgtgtgtgtgtgtgagatgcGGGGCCCAggctggtgtgtgtgtgtgtgtgatgcgGGGCCCAggctggtgtgtgtgtgtgtgtaatgtgggGCCCAGGctggtgtgtgtgtttgtgtgatgCGGGGCCCAGCCTGACGTGTGGGTGATCAGAGTGTCCTGTAGGTGGCTGTAGCACAGCCTCACCTTGTTGGTCTGTTATATCAGACAGGGCGCCCCTACTGGTCAAGATCTGTTAGAGCAGAACCCCCTCATCCTTATCATAGAAATGATATTGCAGATCCAAACTGCCCCTTACCCCACTCATCACAGCTCCCACCTTCCCCCTACCCATCACAGCTCCCAATTGGCCCCTACCCCACTCATCACAGCCCCCCACCACCCCAATCATTGTGGCACAGATACCCACCCCCTCACCAGCCCCCCCTTATGGCACATAATGCTCCAGCAGAGATTACAGAACCTCACCCTGAGGCCACATTACCCTGCAGTGGGAGGAATTGCCCTCCTTACCCCACAAGGCAGTCAGGGGAGGCGCCCCATCCTCCAGCCATCAGCACTGTGGGGAGCTTTGACTGGGGCAGCACTGGTAGCTGATATAAACACCTATAAACCCCCCTTGGGTAGTCCCGGGTGGACTGACAACCCTCAGCCCCTCCCCCATCCTTCCCAGAATAATCCTCCAATCAGCAGTCAGGCAAACaaaatttattgtgtttaaaaaataaaatagaacaaaaccAACACAAGAGGAACCCCGACCCCGTATACAATAGAGTGCAGCCGCTGAGACGGAGGGGAGAAGCCTTTCtggggagtgggggggggggatggttgATCCCCTTGGCT
The Pyxicephalus adspersus chromosome 7, UCB_Pads_2.0, whole genome shotgun sequence genome window above contains:
- the LOC140334784 gene encoding uncharacterized protein yields the protein MGGNSVKNAPDTDASAAPMSPSLYKPHQSPTQSPSQDQFYTPMASPERCPDPMDTGPAPEEPQTSNDQQKYLEAWGAPFHRAMEQIHQASRALDEMHSQLRGLLTSGNGPGPRIVDSAHGWEARLIEVRRELKYGLRELGNLKNQYEALGSGQILSVRVGRSDSKDTQELTEVLHSQEDHKEKERLRDRVYQLERENVTLTQRIIELQGEVQDLNLLQSDLRTAVAVAERFREEAQEKLERIERENKRLRAKGLDSVDWADTSPVNGSVQGYCSLPRGVILSSLRDPIVKSSSLMSVPPRSSLSPDSGGDELMARKERRGSLETLLNQSKAAENLTEDSGSFLRRYGGSKRGVFLRWAQDRTCGYKHVVITNFSSSWVDGMALCALLHSYLPQRIPYTQLRPLEKRKNLQLAFQVAESVGIAPLLTVDHMLQTQGPDWQKVLLYVESIYQKFEA